Below is a window of Saccharomonospora viridis DSM 43017 DNA.
CGCGCAGAGTTCGTCCCCCGACACCGAACCACTGGTCTTCCACCGCAGCCGGTTCCGACGGCTGCTGGCCGCATAGCCGCTGGAACGACACAGGCAGGCCTCACATCCGCCTGGGAGGTACTGATGACTACGGCGTCCGGTGACACGAGATCCCGCGTTCTTCGGGTGGTCGAGGTCCGTGAGGAGACCGAGGAGGCGAAATCGCTCGTCTTCGCGATCCCCGAGCGGGACCGAGAGCTCTTCTCCTACCGGCCCGGCCAGTTCGTGACCATCCGTATCCCGAGCGATCGCACCGGATCGGTGGCACGTTGTCATTCGATCTCCAGCTGTCCCGCGGAGGAACGGCTCAGCGTCACCGTCAAACGCGTCGACGGTGGCTACGGATCGAACTGGCTGTGCGACAACGTCACCGCGGGAACCTCGTTGGAGGTTCTGCCTCCCAGCGGCGCTTTCACGCCCAGAAGTCTGGACGGCGACTTCCTGCTCATCGGGGCCGGAAGCGGGATCACGCCACTGCTGTCCATCACGAAAGCCGTCCTGCGGTGTGGTACGGGGAAGGTCACCCTGTTCTACGCCAACCGGGACGAGAAATCGGTGATCTTCCGGGACGAGCTGCGGGAACTGGCTGTGGGGCACCGGGAACGACTGACGGTGCTCCACTGGCTGGAGTCTTTGCAGGGGATGCCCCACCGGACACGCCTGGCTCCGCTGCTCGCCCCACACGTCGGGGCCGAGACCTACCTGTGTGGCCCGCAACCGTTCATGGAACAGGTGCGGCAGGCCTTGGCCGAACACGGCGCGGCCGACGACGTCCACGTCGAGAAGTTCACCTCTCTCAGCGGTGACCCGTTCACGGAACGCTCGCCCACCCCGGCCCCGGCATCGGTCCCCGACTCCGAGGCCGCCGGTCGGGCCGTGTCCGTCATCGTCGGCGGTGAGGAACACGAGATCCACTGGAGTCCCGGGTCAGTCCTGCTGGACGCCTTGCTGGACGAAGGTGTCGACGTGCCGTTCTCCTGCTTCGACGGGGAATGCGGGACGTGTCGAGCGGAATTGGTGCAGGGAAAGGTGCGCATGGGCCGAGCCGAGGGACTCACCGAGGACGAGGTGGAAAAAGGCGCCATCCTCGCGTGCGTGACCGAAGCCCCGGACGACTCCGACCCGACCCGGATCGTCGTCCGCTTCCCTTGAGACCACACCGAAAAACCCCGATCACGCCGCCGAAGAGGGCTTACCGGCCTGAGGACTTCTCCGCTCGCACGGCGGAATTCGAACCGAAGGACACAGGTCTTGTGGCCTGTCGAAAACCGGCTACCGCAAAGGATTGGACCGCGATGCTGCAGCGAACCGTGACCGCGAACGGTCAGCGTTTCCATTACGCCGAACAAGGAGAGGGACCCCTGGTCCTGCTCCTGCACGGATTCCCGGAGTCATGGCATTCCTGGAGTCACCAGATCCCGATGATCGCCGAGGCCGGCTACCGTGCCGTCGCCCCGGACCTCCGCGGATACGGTAGGTCGTCGAAACCACGTCGGGTCGACGACTACCGGATCACCGAGCTCGTCGCGGACTGTGTCGGTCTCGTCGAGGCGCTGGGGGAGACCGAGGCGGTGGTGGTCGGTCATGACTGGGGCTCCATGTTGGCGTGGACGGCCGCCTGGACCCGGCCGGACGTCTTCCGCGGGGTCGTCGGGCTCAGCGTCGCCTTCGGCGGCCGCGGACTGCTCCCCGTGGCGGGTGTCAGTTCGCTGGGTGAACTACGGCCCAGCGAAGTGCACCGTGTCATCGCCGGCCCGGACAAGGCGTTCTACCAGGAGATCTGGATCGACGGCGAAGGATTGGCCGCCGAGGCGGAGGAGGACATGTACACCTTCTTCCGCGACCAGTTCCACAGCTTCTCCGGCGATGTCTACCCCGCCGACCACCAACCCCCGAACGTCCTGACGATCTCGCCCGAGGAGGTTTTGGAGTTCACCCGGGCCAGCGGCGCGGTGGTCGACCGGGGAAGCCGGTTCCGCTCGGGCCTGGTCAGCCCGGAGACGCTCCCCGAATGGTTGGCGAGGGACCTCGACTTCTACGTCGCCGAGTACGAACGTACGGGCCTGCATCACGCCCTGAACTGGTACCGCTGCATGGACCTGGACTGGGAACTGCTCGCCCCATACGAGGGCAGGCCGATCGAGGTCCCGGCGATGTTCATCGGCTCCGACCTCGATGTCGCGACGCTGTGGGGAGCCGAGGCCATCGCCAACTTCCCCACGACGGTTCCCCGACTCACCGAAACCGTGATCCTCGAACGCTGCGGGCACTGGATCACCAGGGAGGCCCCGGTCGCGACTGGGGAGGCGATCGTCCGTTTCCTCCGAACCCTCTCGTCGGCGAAGTGACGCAAGCCCATTTCCGTTCCTCGAAGCAACCAATCGTTTCCGACCGACTCGATCACACGTCAGCGAGTTCCACCGAGATGAAGGAGAGGGAATACCCATGCCCGTTCGTGGCGACCACGCCATCGTCCTCGGGGGGAGTGTGGCCGGGCTGCCGACCGCGAGGGTGCTCAGCCGTTACTTCGACACGGTCATGATCGTCGAACGCGACCCCTGCCCGATCGCGCCGAACACCGCCCCGGTGTACCGCAGAGTCCGCATCTGCACGGACTCCTCTACGGTGGCCGACTGTTGTTCGACGAGATCTACGGTGACGAAGCCTTCACCGAGGCGATGCGTGCCGTCGGGGGACCGTATTTCGACTTCGGTCGGCATCAGGCCTTCCGCTTCCCGGAGGGTTGGATCAAACGCACGAGCTGTGACCTGATGGTGGTCTTCGCGACCCGGTGGACGATGGAACACGTCGTCCGTCGGCTGACGCAACAGGTGCCGAACATCCACTTCGTCCAGGGCCATGTGACCGGATTGCTCGCGGACACCACGGGCGCCCGGGTCACCGGGGTGAAGGCCCGGGGCGAAGAGGGAGAGTGGACGTTGGAGGCCGACCTCGTCGTGGACGCGTGTGGCCGTGGCTCCCGGTCACCGAAGTGGTTGGAGAAACTCGGCTTCACCCCGCCCGAGGAGTCGGTGGTCCGCTCCTTCCTCGGCTACGCGACCGTGTACGGCTACGTGCCGGACGACGCGTGGCCCGGCGACATCAAATCCATCGCCGCCCCACCGTTTCCGGGTGCCACGCGCGGTGGTTTCGTCGTCCCCCAGGAGAACGGACTGGTCGGCATCATGGCCGCCGGACAGAGTCGGGACTACCCGCCGGGGGACGAGGAGGGTTTCACCGAGTTCCTCCGGACCGCCATCACCCCGGTGATGTACGACATGTGGCGGCAGTGCGAACCGGTGACCGAGATCGAGACGACGAAGACCTCCCAGAACCGGCTCCGGCGGTGGCACGAACTCGACCGTCGTCCGCAGGGCTTCATCCCGATCGGAGACGCCGTGGCGGCGTTCAACCCGGTCTACGGACAGGGGATGACATCGGCCGTGTTGCAGGCGAAAACACTCGGTGACCGGCTCGCCGAGAACGACGACCTCGATGCCGTCGTGACGGGTTTCCCGGAGGACGCCGTCCAGGCGAGCCAGTTCGCGTGGAGCGCGGCCACCGACGCGGACCTCGGTTTCCCCGCGACAGAGGTCGAAAACCTCGCGGTGTCGGACAAGGACCCCGAAACGATCTCCTA
It encodes the following:
- a CDS encoding ferredoxin--NADP reductase, whose amino-acid sequence is MTTASGDTRSRVLRVVEVREETEEAKSLVFAIPERDRELFSYRPGQFVTIRIPSDRTGSVARCHSISSCPAEERLSVTVKRVDGGYGSNWLCDNVTAGTSLEVLPPSGAFTPRSLDGDFLLIGAGSGITPLLSITKAVLRCGTGKVTLFYANRDEKSVIFRDELRELAVGHRERLTVLHWLESLQGMPHRTRLAPLLAPHVGAETYLCGPQPFMEQVRQALAEHGAADDVHVEKFTSLSGDPFTERSPTPAPASVPDSEAAGRAVSVIVGGEEHEIHWSPGSVLLDALLDEGVDVPFSCFDGECGTCRAELVQGKVRMGRAEGLTEDEVEKGAILACVTEAPDDSDPTRIVVRFP
- a CDS encoding alpha/beta fold hydrolase is translated as MLQRTVTANGQRFHYAEQGEGPLVLLLHGFPESWHSWSHQIPMIAEAGYRAVAPDLRGYGRSSKPRRVDDYRITELVADCVGLVEALGETEAVVVGHDWGSMLAWTAAWTRPDVFRGVVGLSVAFGGRGLLPVAGVSSLGELRPSEVHRVIAGPDKAFYQEIWIDGEGLAAEAEEDMYTFFRDQFHSFSGDVYPADHQPPNVLTISPEEVLEFTRASGAVVDRGSRFRSGLVSPETLPEWLARDLDFYVAEYERTGLHHALNWYRCMDLDWELLAPYEGRPIEVPAMFIGSDLDVATLWGAEAIANFPTTVPRLTETVILERCGHWITREAPVATGEAIVRFLRTLSSAK